The genomic region GGCACTTTTATTGTGTGTTGGCTGCCATTCTTCATCAAAGCAATCGTGCTGCCTTTTTGTCCGTCTTGTGATATGCCTTTGTGGCTCATCGACGTCATTAATTGGCTCGGGTATTCAAACTCGCTTTTGAACCCAATCATTTACGCGTACTTCAATAAAGACTTTCAGAGCGCCTTCAAGAAAATcattaaatgccatttttgcaGACCATAAACATACCGTCTTTTCAGTTTTAACTGTCAGATGCGCGAGTTTAACCAGTATTGATCGCTCAGAAAAACAATAGTGGTGTATTTCAACAGCACAGAGAACTTGCTCTTTAGTACCACTATAAATATACACGATTCATCCTGATTTTATATATCAGATGTATATGTTATGATAAAACGTGTGCTGAACGTGTTTCATGTCCATGACAAAGAAAGATCATGTCCATGATGTACAAATAAAAGCCCCACTGTACATTTATCTTGTGTCCTCGTCCTTCTGGTTGttttttaactaattatatGCACAgaccaaaataataaacactgtttatgaatgagagaaaaaaaagaataattgaattaaacgactaaaattaattgtattcaTGAATATTATATGTTAAACCTGTCTATCAAATTAGATaagcaagaaaagaaaattctaAGGACCGCTTTTTTGAATCGTCACCATTTGAACACTGTGAAGATATTATGTTCATAACATTGACTTAGATGGAGGGAGGCACATGCATAATCATAAGTAtcaatatgtataaaataaatctaaacctataatttttttatactgtcTCATAGATGTCTGtcctttctatatatatatatatatatatatatatatatatatatatatatatatatatatatatatatatatatatatatatatgcagctattattttgttattttctcaAGAGACAACTATACATTTATGGATGCGTCACTTTCAGTCCATCATTTAAATGTGTCCTAATACTTTTCCTCTTTGCCAGGCACTTTAAAACCCATTAATCTTGACTTGCGCCTGTATCCCCTGTGGAAACGCTGCATGAAACAATAGATACAAAGGAGCAATGAAGAGGCCAAAAGATCCTCTTAACAAATCCCTTCATGAAAGAATGTTTTCTCGACAAGATGCACCGCCGcacatatttctttatttctgcgATGCTAGAAATCTCAAGGCTCCTGCATGATCAGGAGTGTGCCAGTGCAAACTATTCCAATGAATTATATTAACAGGTCCCCAGCTGGCAATGTTTGCGTCAGCTGATGAATTCttgttaaaacaaaattgttGGTTTGTTTCTTCGGCTTTGAAAATTACAACGCAAAAAGTCAATAGAACAGGCAACTGGGCTGCACGCTTGTCAGTTCAACCTCAAAATCTTTTATGtcacattaaaacaacagatCTATGGAATATTTGCCCTAGGATCGTACAGCCTCAAAAGTTGCTACAGCAGCCCTGCCATCCAGTTGAATCACTAAAAGCCACTCAACAGAGCGGACACAGCGATGCCGGTCACCATAGCGACACTCAGATGTTTCAAACTCTGGGTCTGAGGTGCAATTATCTGATCAAAGGCCTAGGACAATACACAGAGCCCACGTGCACACCCACAGCTGGCGTGATTTAGCGACCTGAGGATCCACAgctatttattaacaataagaAACCTCCAGAACCCTCCAGAGAAACCACTGCTGATCGCTCAAACAAACACTGCCGAGGTCCATTATTGTCTGTTTTGGATTACAGATCTGCAAGACAATTTTGAGAGCTTGCTAACAAATATACAGCAGAGACAGTTTAAAACTAACTGGATAACAAATAACCTTCTTGGCAAAAGAGAGCATGACTCGCATAAAAAGGagcataaaaactaaaatagttCACACTGTTATGTACCGAATCCATCCAATTGATTTACTTGAGGTAAAGAGCAAAATATACATAGGCATTCTGtgaatattcagtttttttggggggcttCGGCCCTCAGAATATGATTAATACAATATCAAGCACGTAGCTATAGCTtgaaaattataacatttacttGAAATCTAGATTGCttgtaaatttcacaattaattacaacGTGTAAAGTTGTCAATATAAACAAAGATTACTTGTATTTCTAACAAGAAAATTCAGTTTCcgtctttctacttcaaaatgcTTAGTGTTACTTGTCTTTTCGAATCGTTTGTGACATTTCCCAGCAGTTTCTGAAGATCGTTTcttgtttgttgatttttttttcagtgtataaaAAAGTAACGCGTCAATATCAAACAGGGAATTTTAGACCGAGTGAAGCCGATGTAGCCTAAAACATACTCCAgtaatattacttatttttaaaaatcagttacGCAATCGTATAAAATGGCAGGAATTTCAGGAGttaattaaataactgaaaacactatgaaataaataaaaacagtatgaCGTTTCTAATTAGATTTTCTACAAGCTCTAGTTAGAAGTTTGCGATCAATAGATCCTGAATATTTCTCAGTCTTTCAACTAAGGCAGATGCAGAGATTCTGGAAAGTCCGATATAATCCAGCCAGCTGAACGCTGATTCTCGAGTGGCCGTCTTCACAGCGGGCAAGATACAAAGGTTTAAACTCAAGAACGCAGCTTAGCCATATGTAATTCATGGGGGTATTGGTACATCCAAAAAACGTCTTTCTTGGGTCTTGTGCACACTAGCAACAATTGTCAAACagacctaaaataaaacaaaaaatgtagttCTGTGGCTCACAATTACAGCTGGAGTGTATGTCCATAAACCCTTTTCCCAGAGGTGGCAGGTGCTAGTATTCCAGCTTCGGTTAGAGGACATACGAAACGTGAGATTTTCAAAACACTTCATTCAAAATCAGGACAGAAGAAAAGGTGCTCACATATGAGACAGCAGACAGAAACAGCCAGTATTCCACACACTTGAAATTTATTGTTCATTCCTATTTTAGGTTTGggctttttgccatttttaatgaaagagaCAGTTGAGAGGAGACAGGAAATGAAGGCGAGGGAAAGTGGAATCGGTACGTGATACTAGAATCAAAGTCGCATCTGCTTCAGGAGacaatttttgcatttgtggCTCCAGAAATACAGTGTATTTTCACTGCTGCGAAATatagtttgttcattttatgcATTCTCTTGTTTCAGTTGTCAGGCGCAAAGCAAGCTTCTAGCTTGTTTCCTAATTAAGAATTACTTCAGTATTTTAAGCCACAAACCAGAACttattttctaaacaaaaaaggaaaaaaaaagacagctttCTTCTATCATATATGCAGACAGAGCAATAAAGCAACTAAACACGACAATAGAGACGATAGTCATTATTATAGTAGCTGTGAGAAGCATGCAATGCCGTGATAGctgattaaaatgctttaaatgtttagaaaatatgATTTCGACCTGTTATATTCAgtgagtaaaatattaaatcccCTGCAGTTTTCAGTCAAAAATAAGGTTGTGAACTTTTGCTCCACAATTATCATATTCATCCCGCAGCTATTTCACAATGCTGAATTATACATTATGAGAAAGGGAAATGGTAAAGGGTCATCAATTATTCAGATATACTTTGTGGCCTTAGAATGTTTGTACATGAACAACATATGCATTTCAGAGACGACAAAGGGCACAGCTGCAGTGTGTTGTAATTTACAAAGCTACTGCGATCTTTGAATTTatttagtctgtgtgtgtgtgtgtgtgtatatacacagtaaataatatttgtttcttcaaacccaaatcagtatattaaaaggatcatgtgacactgaagagtaacGGATGCTGCAAAACTCAGCTTTGCAATCacagaaagaaataaatgacaatttaaaatatatgaaaatagaaaatactaTTACTCATATCACTAACACAACCCAACTATTGAATgctagtgtgtgtatatttctttctttattttataacacaGACTTATATATTTGGCATTACcgtattacattacattattcgTATGCTTGCAAAGACAGCAAAAGAACAATGAACATTAAAATCCTAAGAGGCAGGGAGGAACAAAGCAATGGAAGCATGGAAAGTCTCCTTAGGAAATCCCACCCTTTAAAGGAAATTACAAAGGCAGAttcaaaaaaaagaggaatatgtttgtttcaaaacaaaccCCTTTTCCTGTTACTTTTCCTAACACGGGAAACACATTTGCaagcttttaaatgtaacacGTCTGAAAGCACGAATGAGTTTAAAAAGAGGGTGCTTGTCTGATCTACCCCAGACACTTTAAATGTGACGAAACATCCACATGACTTTAAACAGCTGAAATGAAGACAGCTGTGCTTGCTCTTGAAAGCATCAGTCCGTCAAAGAGCAGAGTGTTCAAACAGGATCACCTGGGTCTGACTCACGCTGGAGAGCCTCGAGGGTCGCAGGACTCCGATCCGTGAATACACCTCTGCGTCCGAGCCGGCTCCGCACGACGGGAGAGGGCTGGGCGGGGTGGTGCGGATGATGGGGGTGGACATATACAACATGGGCGGTGGAGGTGGAGTGACGTGAAGAGAAGGGACAGGTGGAGGTGGGGAGGGAGGAGAAGGGGTCACTATGGGCGGGTTGGGCTCTTTTAGATCATACTGAGCCATGCGGTAGAAACCGAAGTATTCCAGAGCGTTCCCGGCCTGTGCGACGCGGAGCCTGTGGCGCAGCAGGAGCACCCAGTACAACAGCAAGAAGATAAAAATCCCTGCCAACACCATCAACACCACAGCCAAACTGAGCTCAAAGTCCCCGCAAACATGGGGCACAGTTGAGGTCTTACAGCCCATGGATGACTGATTCAAAGAAAGATGGCTTCCTGAGAAGAACATTAGGCGATACTATCCGTGTACTTTCAGACATGCATTTCTCAACCACACACTTCATTGGTATCTGTGGTTCCTTGGAGAACCTTAAACATGCATGAAAAGGTATTTTATAATTGAAAAACCGTTCTTTGGGGAaacaaaatggttcttctgtggcatttCAGCAAACTCCACTTTTGGAGGTGTCTCAGTAGAGGCGAAAGCAGCCGACCGTTGCTGAACATCTGTTCTGGAGAACGTGGTTTGCAACTGCAGGAACTGGATCGGTGCCTGGCGGCGGTTCCTGGCGCTCAATTAAAACATCACTGGAACAGAATGAGCCTTTGTGTGAATGACTGAAATATGTAAGTGGTTAACCTGCTGAGATCAGTCTACTGAGCTGGCCATCCTGTGGAGATCTTGGGTCTAATATAGAATTTAATCAAAGGCTTCGGTGAGTCTCGCACACCAGAGAGCTGCTGAAGCTGAGCCGGTTATTGTGAGGCAGCTGAGCTGTAACTATGAGATGAAGTGTGTCGTATCTACAGACTTCGCAACAGTATGCTGAGATTTGCATAACTCGCAATAATATGGTAATTAACTATTTGTGCAGAAATTAACTTTAAAGGAATTAAAAACTTACTTTTTCTACAGAATTCCATAGAAGTATTCCAGACGAGGGTAACGATTGAGAGCTGCGCTCTAAAAATGCGAGAGAGAACGTTTGTCGCGGAAGGAAATTCATAGAGAGTTCAGGAAAACATTCCCTTCGGTCTTGGCTGGGGATTGGCTGAAATCACTATCTCTATGGTTACAGGAAACTGGCAAAGGATGTTGTTCTGTTTCTCTAAAGAAATCTCATGTGAGAGGAAAGTGACTTATCAAAAAAATGCAGGCTTGCCATCAGGGGCATAAGCCAGTGTCAAACGACTCTTAAACAAAACCGGCTCACATAAACATAAAGGTTCTTGGCATTTTTGTACAGcactgtttactttttttgtgacaGTTATTGCTGAATAAACGTAGGTTTATAGtgcaagaaatattttatttctataaagtTTTAACGAAAATAAATGTCCTTttataaaatgacatgaatttCAATATTGCAAGTCCGTGTAAAAGAATTtgtgcatgatttattttaagaaattcattctttcattcagcAAGAATGTCTTTGATTTAAAAGTGACGGTAGCTTTCGACTGTCACcaataattgtgaaaaaaagcaccattttccaaaacaatcaaaaaacgAAGCACAACTATTTATAACTTCAGTAATAAGATATGTTCCTTGAGCAGCtaatctgcatattaaaatgatttctgaaggatcatgggatGCTGAAGACTGCAGCAATGCCtgctgagaattcagctttgccatcacagggattacattttaaaatgtaataatatttgacattattactgtatttttaatcaactaAATTTAGACttgtatttgcttatttaaGCAGTGATTATAAATAGTTCAAACTcttaataaacctttttttaatttccatcaTAATGCTACATTGTTCAAcacttttctaatttaattatcTTTGCATTTACGTCCAGATTTTAAATGATGCTGTCTCAGAGCATTGCATTTTTCGCCTTCTAATAATACCagatacaataaataaaataataataataatatctaattaTCCATCGACTGCTTCTCTTTTCGTGTGCAGTTGAAAAGTCAATATTTCTACCAGGAATATCAATATTTGTACTTGTTGGCACAGACCGTTTGGaaagtcaaataattaataaataatttttgaaatcTGCCGCTACTGAAAGGCAGACAGTTTGCTGGAGTTTGGTGTATTAGGAAACTCTG from Puntigrus tetrazona isolate hp1 chromosome 21, ASM1883169v1, whole genome shotgun sequence harbors:
- the LOC122326333 gene encoding uncharacterized protein LOC122326333, translating into MFFSGSHLSLNQSSMGCKTSTVPHVCGDFELSLAVVLMVLAGIFIFLLLYWVLLLRHRLRVAQAGNALEYFGFYRMAQYDLKEPNPPIVTPSPPSPPPPVPSLHVTPPPPPMLYMSTPIIRTTPPSPLPSCGAGSDAEVYSRIGVLRPSRLSSVSQTQVILFEHSAL